One Leptospira wolbachii serovar Codice str. CDC genomic region harbors:
- a CDS encoding NAD(P)H-dependent oxidoreductase produces the protein MKTKERNILVVLGHPNPNSLCGHLAESYVNSAKASGHTVSFLKLSELKFDYNLYSGHKKDTIQTLEPDIIRSQNLIAEADHLVFVFPSWWASMPAILKAWIDRVFLPGVTFKYRKNSPLPEKLLLGKTARIFVTMDAPSWYYKWFNKSPGVQLLKFGTLEFCGVSPVKVTIFGQVRTRKQPDFFKWTKFVESLAIQGK, from the coding sequence ATGAAAACAAAGGAAAGGAATATTCTTGTTGTCCTTGGTCATCCGAACCCAAATTCGCTTTGTGGTCATTTAGCAGAGAGTTATGTAAATTCGGCAAAAGCGTCCGGTCATACCGTTAGTTTTCTGAAACTTTCAGAGTTAAAATTTGATTATAATTTGTATTCGGGTCACAAAAAAGATACCATTCAGACTCTTGAACCAGATATAATTCGGAGCCAAAACTTAATAGCAGAAGCAGATCATTTAGTTTTTGTTTTCCCCAGTTGGTGGGCGAGTATGCCCGCAATTTTGAAAGCTTGGATCGATCGTGTATTTCTACCGGGTGTTACTTTTAAGTATCGAAAGAACTCTCCACTTCCCGAAAAACTACTGTTAGGGAAAACTGCTCGTATCTTCGTTACAATGGATGCTCCCAGTTGGTATTATAAATGGTTCAATAAATCTCCAGGTGTACAATTGTTAAAGTTTGGTACATTAGAATTTTGTGGAGTATCTCCAGTGAAAGTAACTATCTTCGGGCAGGTGAGAACTCGAAAACAACCAGATTTTTTCAAATGGACGAAGTTTGTAGAGTCATTGGCGATTCAAGGTAAATGA
- a CDS encoding DUF1554 domain-containing protein: MLFVLKLEKIYISRSKKITLWFLVSFFTFVSCAKSVYNSVCDPNSRAYSETSILLGLLGEKKHPCFPGVRIVSNPGLNLSSYRGKISEFGGNAIQGSALTFESFLGAAPKDTVSVQVIVSNPSYATVSPTSFVWTPNDWEVSRYITVTAVNDTFINGTRNFTIGLSPSSNDTSMRLQDQTISMDIVDNDKIIFITTGTYTGILGGVYGADAICQADAKCPAGKICKTMLVDAGSDSRQASNTANLGDGQIDWVLKPFSTYVRNDTPTVIATTTANSLFTFPVVGIRPSSSTIWTGLSADWTSHTTNHCGSWGLNSGNGQAGDSGGTGTSSIALGGFTCSSNLPLYCVEQ; encoded by the coding sequence ATGCTTTTTGTTCTTAAACTTGAAAAAATATATATTTCTCGTTCAAAGAAAATTACACTTTGGTTTTTAGTTTCCTTTTTTACATTTGTCTCTTGCGCAAAAAGTGTTTATAATAGCGTGTGTGACCCGAATTCTCGCGCCTATAGTGAAACCTCCATTTTATTAGGCTTACTAGGTGAAAAAAAACACCCTTGTTTTCCAGGGGTTCGGATCGTTTCCAATCCTGGTTTAAATCTAAGTTCTTACAGGGGAAAGATTTCTGAGTTTGGTGGCAATGCCATACAAGGAAGTGCGCTCACTTTTGAATCCTTTTTGGGAGCTGCTCCCAAAGATACAGTTTCCGTCCAAGTCATAGTTAGTAATCCAAGTTATGCTACGGTTTCGCCAACATCATTTGTTTGGACACCAAATGATTGGGAAGTCTCAAGATATATTACCGTAACAGCAGTGAATGATACATTCATCAATGGGACTCGCAATTTTACGATTGGACTCTCTCCAAGTTCAAACGATACTTCAATGCGATTGCAAGACCAAACCATTTCTATGGATATTGTTGATAATGATAAAATTATTTTCATAACTACAGGTACTTATACAGGAATTTTGGGTGGAGTATATGGTGCGGATGCTATTTGTCAAGCTGATGCAAAATGTCCAGCGGGTAAAATTTGTAAAACTATGTTAGTAGATGCTGGTTCTGATTCCAGGCAGGCATCGAATACAGCCAATCTTGGCGATGGGCAAATTGATTGGGTGTTGAAACCTTTTTCAACTTACGTAAGAAATGACACTCCGACGGTAATTGCCACAACGACCGCAAACTCTCTTTTTACCTTTCCTGTCGTTGGTATTCGACCTTCCTCTTCCACTATATGGACGGGCCTTAGTGCGGATTGGACAAGTCATACAACTAATCATTGCGGGTCTTGGGGATTAAATTCTGGAAATGGTCAGGCCGGTGATTCTGGCGGGACTGGTACTTCATCGATTGCTTTGGGTGGATTTACTTGTTCCAGTAATCTACCTCTTTATTGTGTAGAGCAATAG
- a CDS encoding DUF1554 domain-containing protein: MPRVKAIFIFRYFFVLFFVIYCKEKSLDNACDINSDSYKNSVIIYNLLGVQSSNCSAGIVDFNSSIIFVNRKEGKVSEGGGDLTLGSSQTFTVQLRRKPISKVEIQLALSDLTYVTVSQFNLTFDSQSWSIPQTFNITAKNDNLLNGNRKISLQLIAKSDDTDLDLTPIVIPIEVLDNEKRLFVSTIAYMGGSFGGISGADTICSSDIKCPAGSTCKAMILGSTRVATQSANLGDGQVDWVLHPNAHYYLTNNITLIANTNSSSLLQIPLHFYKFPFSVLWMPLLLGHGLVVT, translated from the coding sequence ATGCCAAGGGTTAAGGCTATATTTATTTTTCGATATTTTTTTGTTTTATTCTTTGTAATCTACTGTAAAGAAAAATCATTAGACAATGCATGCGATATAAATTCGGACTCTTACAAAAATTCTGTTATTATTTATAATCTATTAGGTGTACAAAGTAGTAATTGTTCTGCTGGAATAGTTGATTTCAATTCATCTATTATTTTTGTGAATAGAAAAGAAGGAAAAGTTTCCGAAGGTGGTGGAGATTTAACACTAGGCAGTTCTCAAACATTTACAGTCCAACTAAGAAGAAAACCTATATCGAAGGTTGAAATCCAATTGGCGCTTTCGGATTTAACTTATGTTACGGTATCGCAATTTAATCTTACATTTGATTCCCAATCGTGGTCGATTCCGCAGACTTTTAATATCACTGCGAAAAATGATAATCTGTTGAATGGCAATCGAAAGATTAGTCTGCAACTCATAGCAAAATCGGATGATACAGATTTAGATCTAACACCTATAGTTATACCGATTGAAGTTTTGGACAATGAAAAACGATTATTTGTTTCAACAATCGCATATATGGGTGGATCTTTTGGTGGCATTTCTGGGGCAGATACTATTTGTTCTTCTGATATAAAATGTCCTGCTGGTTCGACATGTAAGGCGATGATTTTAGGTTCAACGCGAGTAGCCACTCAATCTGCAAATTTAGGTGACGGTCAGGTTGATTGGGTTCTACATCCTAATGCTCATTATTATCTCACCAACAACATAACTTTAATAGCAAATACAAATTCCTCTTCACTTTTACAAATTCCTCTTCACTTTTACAAATTCCCTTTTTCAGTGTTATGGATGCCACTGCTCCTGGGACATGGCTTGGTAGTAACTTAG
- a CDS encoding NADPH-dependent FMN reductase, producing the protein MKNPNPRILAISGGISSTSYNRKILQTLKQNFSEKCEMVIYDKIVDFPFFASGTSDEDTPAVVKDFLNEVDNADGILICSPEYVFSIPGVLKNALEWAVSSVVFTDKPVALITAASVGEKAHESLLLVLRTIGAKLSEETSLLISGVKGKVSVDGEITEEVTKQSIGNLMNSLLKSLGNKIE; encoded by the coding sequence ATGAAAAATCCAAATCCAAGAATTCTCGCAATATCAGGTGGAATTAGCTCCACATCGTATAACAGAAAAATTCTCCAAACTTTAAAACAGAATTTCTCAGAAAAATGTGAAATGGTAATTTATGACAAGATTGTTGATTTCCCTTTTTTTGCTTCTGGAACTTCTGATGAAGATACACCAGCGGTTGTGAAAGATTTCTTAAACGAAGTTGATAATGCAGATGGTATATTAATATGTTCACCTGAATATGTATTTAGCATTCCAGGTGTATTGAAAAATGCATTAGAGTGGGCTGTATCTTCTGTTGTATTTACGGACAAACCAGTGGCGCTGATAACTGCAGCTTCCGTTGGTGAAAAAGCACATGAATCATTACTTTTAGTTTTAAGAACGATAGGTGCCAAACTTTCCGAGGAGACTAGCCTTTTGATTTCGGGAGTGAAAGGAAAAGTTTCTGTGGATGGTGAAATAACCGAAGAAGTTACAAAACAATCCATTGGAAATTTGATGAATTCCTTACTGAAATCCCTAGGAAATAAAATCGAGTAG
- a CDS encoding methyl-accepting chemotaxis protein: MTIQVKIPQNTTLSIKTDLKGNIVSVNDDLVKLTEFDRQELLGQSFKKIQHPETPASVDSNIIKTLNSNEPWNGMLKNQTKSGNFFWANTTITPYYDAEGKTVGQMYVGRTASETQIKNGEQFYLNPKSQQSGFTLNPKKILYKFRIKTKLLFVFGLMAIMMMVLGINLILTKKAEYEDAFNRLKGAEYNLSLAQLMRLTAKHRGLMARVLSGDLSAKEGSLKIENELESSYKKFLELNEEEGKHFHVYELSKETYKDWKHLKEVNLTLTPKESYIAHVGLIKKMLNVNSEVGESSGLFLDPDKDTYFMIDVSLSKLPYLAEKLGQLRATGLAYLGKGEKAEDSERILIQEIMGATLGHFESISVNIAFITKFNPESKIIVDTYKHAEADFPSLHALIQNRVIKEKIPTVKPIEYYNATTNLIDQIFNVNEIISKQLSEKFLERAKAAKNYAITITVVTVTILIFFIVLQYLIIQSIMSVIRNSTNIISQIVRGSGELKENLDYGIHDEVGGLLKWMGVFILNITEIVFILRQVSGELSDKSKEAANLVRNYSITTQDQAASTEETSAATEELAASVENVFLSISTQADHLKEIEKVTSDFKTAMAEVANAMLGMTNLTEEFYKQANDGMLTTKNTADSIHIVNQKAELIDEVVNIINEISDRTNLLALNAAIEAARAGDLGRGFAVVAQEIGKLAEQTALNTRNIQSLTTDTKNAIKASVRLMMNTEDSFRELLSNISKIQETAKLVSFAQDKQTADTHRIVESVHKINENSLHILNAASQEKIAVEEISKSIETIATGTQVIAENSLVLLETAKDIEVTGEHLQTVVETYKY; the protein is encoded by the coding sequence ATGACTATCCAGGTTAAAATCCCGCAAAATACAACCTTATCCATCAAAACGGACTTGAAGGGCAATATTGTCTCCGTTAACGATGATTTGGTTAAATTGACCGAGTTTGATAGACAAGAGTTGTTAGGCCAATCCTTTAAAAAAATACAACATCCAGAAACGCCCGCATCGGTTGATTCCAACATCATTAAAACCTTAAATTCAAATGAACCTTGGAATGGAATGTTGAAAAACCAAACTAAGTCAGGCAATTTTTTCTGGGCAAACACTACAATTACTCCCTACTATGATGCCGAGGGGAAAACTGTAGGTCAGATGTATGTAGGACGTACTGCCTCGGAAACCCAAATCAAAAATGGTGAGCAGTTTTATCTGAATCCCAAATCACAACAGTCGGGATTTACTTTAAATCCAAAAAAAATACTCTATAAGTTTAGGATAAAAACCAAACTCTTGTTTGTTTTTGGACTCATGGCAATAATGATGATGGTTTTGGGTATTAATCTAATACTAACCAAAAAAGCTGAATATGAAGATGCCTTTAATCGACTTAAAGGAGCCGAATACAATTTAAGTCTTGCGCAACTTATGCGACTTACGGCAAAACACCGAGGACTTATGGCTCGAGTTTTGAGTGGGGATTTGTCAGCGAAAGAAGGTTCCTTAAAAATCGAAAATGAATTGGAATCTTCATATAAAAAATTCTTAGAGTTAAATGAAGAGGAGGGTAAACATTTCCACGTATATGAATTGTCAAAAGAAACTTATAAAGATTGGAAACACCTTAAAGAAGTAAACCTTACCTTGACACCTAAAGAAAGTTATATCGCACATGTGGGTCTAATTAAAAAAATGTTGAATGTGAATAGTGAAGTTGGGGAATCCTCCGGGTTGTTTTTAGATCCAGATAAAGACACTTACTTTATGATTGATGTTTCTCTCTCTAAATTGCCTTATTTGGCTGAGAAACTTGGCCAACTTCGTGCTACAGGTTTGGCGTATTTAGGTAAAGGAGAAAAGGCAGAAGATTCTGAAAGGATTTTGATTCAAGAAATTATGGGGGCAACTCTTGGGCATTTTGAATCGATTTCAGTAAACATTGCATTTATCACAAAGTTCAATCCCGAGAGTAAAATCATCGTTGATACTTATAAACATGCAGAAGCCGATTTCCCATCTTTACATGCACTCATTCAAAACAGAGTCATCAAAGAAAAAATACCGACGGTAAAACCCATCGAGTATTACAATGCTACAACAAATTTGATCGATCAAATTTTTAATGTGAATGAAATCATTTCAAAACAACTTTCTGAGAAGTTTTTAGAAAGAGCCAAAGCAGCTAAAAATTACGCCATAACTATCACCGTTGTTACAGTGACAATTCTTATCTTTTTTATTGTGCTACAATACTTAATCATACAAAGTATAATGTCGGTAATACGAAATAGTACAAATATCATTAGTCAAATTGTCCGTGGATCTGGGGAGCTGAAAGAAAATTTAGATTATGGGATTCATGATGAAGTTGGAGGGTTATTGAAATGGATGGGAGTTTTTATTTTAAATATTACCGAAATTGTATTTATCCTCAGACAAGTCTCAGGTGAGTTATCCGATAAATCAAAAGAAGCCGCAAATTTAGTTCGTAATTATTCTATAACAACACAAGACCAAGCAGCTTCAACAGAAGAAACATCTGCGGCAACAGAAGAGTTGGCAGCCTCTGTGGAGAATGTTTTTTTAAGTATCTCGACTCAAGCCGATCACTTAAAAGAAATTGAAAAGGTTACTTCGGATTTCAAAACCGCAATGGCAGAGGTTGCAAACGCCATGTTGGGAATGACTAATCTAACAGAAGAATTCTATAAACAGGCAAATGATGGGATGTTGACCACGAAAAATACAGCGGACTCCATTCACATTGTAAATCAAAAAGCAGAGTTGATTGATGAAGTTGTCAATATTATCAATGAAATATCAGATCGCACCAACTTACTCGCGCTTAATGCTGCTATTGAGGCAGCAAGAGCAGGTGATCTCGGTCGCGGATTTGCCGTTGTTGCCCAAGAGATAGGAAAACTAGCTGAACAAACTGCACTAAATACTCGAAATATTCAATCGCTGACCACAGATACAAAAAATGCAATTAAAGCAAGTGTTAGGCTTATGATGAATACGGAAGATAGTTTTCGAGAGTTACTCAGTAATATATCGAAGATTCAAGAAACTGCAAAACTAGTAAGTTTTGCTCAAGATAAACAAACTGCAGATACCCATCGCATTGTAGAATCAGTTCACAAAATCAATGAAAATTCCCTTCATATTTTAAATGCTGCTTCTCAAGAAAAAATAGCCGTCGAAGAGATTTCAAAATCCATCGAAACAATAGCAACGGGAACACAAGTCATTGCTGAAAATTCATTGGTTCTTCTTGAAACAGCAAAAGACATAGAAGTTACTGGGGAACATTTACAAACAGTGGTTGAAACCTATAAATATTAG
- a CDS encoding FAD-binding dehydrogenase → MATKKYDVIIIGAGIAGLVAAFESLNLGKTVLIIERNTKEHLGGLAKLSFGGMALVGTPLQRRLGIKDSPAIALDDWYSFADFGTQDVLPKQWAEQYVNESAEQVYHWLLGLDLKFFPVVNWVERGQYKRGNSVPRYHVLWGTGYRLVERFEELLKNHPNQARLSYLFEHKVSDLIQENGKIVGCIAEQENTGQKDLSFFAEQVVVATGGITGCLDKVRENWYKPWGQAPKEMLNGSHPFADGLVHDAVSRHGGNVTHLDKMWNYAAGIPNPKPQFEAQGLSLIPCKSALWLDHTGRRIGPEPMVTGFDTNELCRRISQLDKPYTWQLLNWRIAAKELAVSGSEHNPMIRDRKLFSFLKEVLLGNHRLVRQLQKESDHFIVASDLRELVNQMNHLNGDHAIDYEVLKNEVTQFDDVIRRGKGLWNDDQLRRIQHARGWRSDRVRTCKPKPILDPSAGPLIAIKLRLITRKSLGGIQTDLQSRVLNTLGAPITGLYAIGEAAGFGGGGASGFKSLEGTFLSGCILTARAAAKSIGVGV, encoded by the coding sequence GTGGCCACAAAGAAATACGATGTCATTATAATCGGTGCGGGAATCGCTGGTTTGGTGGCGGCATTTGAATCTCTAAACCTAGGTAAAACTGTTCTAATCATTGAAAGAAATACCAAAGAACATCTTGGTGGACTCGCCAAATTATCATTTGGTGGTATGGCATTAGTTGGCACTCCATTGCAAAGGCGACTGGGGATCAAAGACAGTCCTGCAATTGCCTTGGATGATTGGTATTCGTTTGCCGATTTTGGCACACAAGATGTTTTACCGAAGCAATGGGCAGAACAGTATGTCAATGAAAGTGCCGAACAAGTTTATCACTGGTTACTTGGTCTCGACTTAAAGTTTTTTCCCGTAGTCAATTGGGTCGAACGGGGGCAATACAAAAGAGGGAACTCGGTACCCCGTTATCATGTACTTTGGGGAACTGGCTACCGTTTGGTGGAGCGCTTCGAAGAATTATTAAAAAATCATCCGAATCAGGCTCGTCTGAGTTATCTTTTTGAACATAAGGTCTCTGATTTGATCCAAGAAAATGGAAAAATAGTAGGTTGCATCGCCGAACAGGAAAATACGGGACAAAAGGATTTATCTTTTTTTGCCGAACAGGTTGTCGTGGCGACAGGAGGAATTACCGGTTGTTTGGACAAAGTACGCGAAAACTGGTATAAACCTTGGGGGCAGGCTCCCAAAGAGATGCTAAACGGCTCACACCCTTTTGCTGATGGTTTGGTTCATGATGCTGTGAGTCGGCACGGCGGAAATGTAACCCATCTGGATAAAATGTGGAATTATGCAGCGGGGATTCCCAACCCTAAACCACAATTTGAAGCACAAGGACTCAGCTTGATCCCCTGTAAATCCGCTTTGTGGTTGGACCATACAGGGCGTAGGATTGGACCGGAACCAATGGTGACCGGTTTTGATACCAATGAACTTTGTCGTCGAATTTCGCAATTAGACAAACCCTACACCTGGCAATTGTTAAACTGGAGGATTGCTGCCAAAGAACTGGCCGTGTCAGGTTCGGAACACAATCCGATGATACGAGATCGAAAACTATTTTCCTTTCTCAAAGAAGTTTTACTGGGCAATCACCGCTTAGTAAGACAGCTACAAAAAGAGAGTGATCATTTTATTGTCGCTAGTGATTTACGTGAACTTGTGAATCAAATGAATCACTTAAATGGTGATCATGCGATTGATTACGAAGTACTTAAAAACGAAGTGACTCAGTTTGATGATGTGATTCGGCGTGGCAAAGGACTTTGGAATGACGACCAGTTAAGGCGAATTCAACATGCAAGGGGATGGCGCTCCGATCGAGTGCGCACCTGCAAACCCAAACCCATTCTCGATCCAAGTGCTGGACCACTCATTGCAATCAAACTGCGACTGATTACACGAAAAAGCCTTGGTGGGATTCAAACAGATTTACAAAGTCGCGTATTAAATACGTTAGGTGCTCCGATCACAGGTTTATATGCGATCGGGGAAGCTGCAGGATTTGGCGGTGGTGGTGCTAGCGGTTTTAAATCACTGGAAGGAACATTTCTCTCAGGTTGTATTTTGACTGCAAGAGCTGCGGCAAAGTCGATTGGTGTCGGTGTCTAA
- a CDS encoding tRNA dihydrouridine synthase — MRILLAPMEGLLDYRLRDTLTRIGGFDECVSEFIRVNDTLLPSHRFYRYVPELYEGCRTKAGVPVKVQLLGSDPICMAENASKVASLGAYGIDINFGCPAPTVNRNRGGAALLKEPDLMFAIVKAIRSAVPKEIPVTAKMRLGFDSTELALVCAKALEDGGAGEIVVHARTKTDGYKPPAYWDWITKIRSTVKVPIVANGEIWTAEDAQRCLEISGCTDIMIGRGVVANPALALMIRTDRNQSLTWEEMKEILFQYWLSLEADMETKSRAGRIKQWLHYLSRQYPEAEKDFETVKRFTNLDAFTKYLKSKVTLT, encoded by the coding sequence TTGCGTATCTTACTTGCACCCATGGAAGGACTTCTCGATTACCGACTGCGTGATACACTAACACGCATAGGTGGATTTGATGAATGTGTCAGTGAATTCATCCGAGTAAACGACACCCTCCTCCCTTCGCATCGGTTCTACCGCTATGTTCCCGAGTTGTATGAAGGGTGCCGAACCAAGGCAGGGGTTCCTGTAAAGGTTCAACTTTTGGGTTCGGATCCCATTTGTATGGCAGAGAACGCAAGTAAGGTGGCATCCCTTGGAGCTTATGGTATTGATATTAATTTTGGATGTCCTGCTCCTACGGTCAATAGAAACCGAGGAGGAGCTGCCCTCCTAAAAGAACCCGATCTTATGTTTGCCATCGTGAAAGCAATTCGCAGTGCTGTTCCGAAAGAAATTCCTGTGACTGCAAAAATGAGGTTAGGTTTTGATTCCACCGAACTAGCGCTTGTTTGTGCAAAGGCTTTAGAAGACGGAGGAGCCGGAGAAATAGTAGTCCATGCTAGAACCAAAACAGACGGATACAAACCTCCTGCCTATTGGGATTGGATCACTAAAATTCGTTCTACTGTAAAGGTTCCTATTGTTGCCAATGGAGAAATTTGGACTGCTGAAGATGCCCAAAGGTGTCTGGAAATATCTGGTTGCACAGACATTATGATTGGACGAGGTGTCGTCGCAAACCCTGCACTTGCTTTAATGATTCGCACGGACCGAAACCAAAGCCTCACTTGGGAAGAAATGAAAGAAATTTTATTTCAGTATTGGTTGAGTTTAGAAGCAGATATGGAGACCAAAAGTCGTGCAGGCAGAATTAAACAATGGTTACACTACCTATCTCGCCAATACCCAGAAGCCGAAAAGGATTTTGAAACCGTTAAACGATTCACAAACCTAGATGCCTTTACAAAGTATCTGAAATCAAAAGTAACACTCACATAA
- a CDS encoding response regulator transcription factor, whose amino-acid sequence MSSKSPISVFVIDDHPILRKGLQSEIESDTGLKFVGATDSIKDGLNLMKFKNADVLIMDISLKDENGILELSNVKNKFPFLKIIFFTMHRDWDYLHKAANLGADAYILKTETSAKISNIIKDVFNGKKIFPEEIAGLLNEIESNEDLSKKLNSLSKRELEILGHLKLGKLNREIAEELQISIRTVETHRSSIIQKLEINSPIGFAKLLLQIQSANLI is encoded by the coding sequence TTGTCTTCAAAATCGCCTATTTCTGTTTTTGTCATTGATGACCACCCTATTTTGCGGAAAGGTCTTCAGTCCGAAATTGAATCTGATACGGGTCTTAAATTTGTAGGGGCCACAGATTCGATTAAAGACGGTTTGAATTTAATGAAATTCAAAAATGCTGATGTTCTTATCATGGATATCTCTCTTAAAGACGAAAATGGAATTTTAGAACTATCTAATGTCAAAAATAAGTTTCCATTTCTGAAGATCATATTTTTTACTATGCACAGAGATTGGGATTATTTACATAAAGCCGCAAATCTTGGAGCAGATGCTTATATTTTAAAAACGGAAACATCAGCAAAGATTTCCAATATTATCAAAGATGTATTCAATGGAAAAAAAATATTTCCAGAAGAAATAGCCGGATTACTTAATGAAATAGAATCAAACGAAGATTTAAGCAAAAAATTAAACTCCTTATCGAAAAGGGAGTTAGAAATTCTTGGTCACTTAAAATTAGGGAAACTAAACAGAGAAATCGCTGAAGAATTGCAAATAAGCATTCGAACTGTTGAAACTCATCGATCCTCTATAATACAAAAACTAGAAATCAATTCACCAATTGGATTTGCGAAGTTATTACTTCAAATCCAATCTGCAAATTTAATTTAA